Genomic segment of Gasterosteus aculeatus chromosome 4, fGasAcu3.hap1.1, whole genome shotgun sequence:
GATGTTGTGGATTGCCTTCGCAGCTGCCGACGCCAGGGATTTCTCTCTGAGGCCTTTCATCAGGTAATTTAACACAGGGTCTGGCAGGAAGAGGGAATACAAAGTCAGGGTTTGCAAAAGAAACCTTCACAGTCGTGTTAGGGGTTGCTTTAGTTTAAATCATGAAATCATACCAAGGAATCTTGGGTTTCTGTCGACAACCTCGCTCATCTCCCCGACCAGCTCGATGCTCGTGTAACGAACTGCCATGTGGACGGTTTCCGGAAGTAAAACCACCTGCTGCAACACCTCCGACAGCGTTGGGTTGTTTTCTCTGAAGAACACACACGGCTTTACTTTCACTTTAAACCGGCAAGTCACAGATTCCgaaacaacaacatggcaaGATGGTTTTACAGATATCCTTCACGTGTTTCCGTCAAACTTTGCCAGGAGGAAACAACCTTGTGATTATTAAaacaaccctaaccctaccgtAGTAAAAAATTAAGAGGAAGCAGCCATTTTTATTGTAAGTATTAatttacacatagaggaatttgttCTAGGCATTTAAACCTAAGCCACACAGTAGCTGCGTAAAGGTGCCCGGGGAGCCGTTGGGgatcaggtgtcttgctcagggacacttcgacatgggacatggagcagccggggttcgaactgccaaccctgcggttcccggcgctccCTCTCTTCTCCGTGCAGCACGGACGcccccatttttttctttttctgtttttggtaCTCACGGATCAACACTTTTCGCGATCGCAGCCATGATGAATAGAACAGCTTCCGTCACCTCCCAGGAAGGGTTTCCTTCTTTTAACGTAGAATATAACTGAGAACAAAGAGAAGATCTCTTAAAATAGAAGTAAAATATAGATAAATGTATTGCAATTTTACCAATTCCGATATTCCATTTCTTTtacaatttcctttttcttttgaaggacTTTAGTTGAAAGTAAGTCTCCAGACACAATTGCATCTTCACAACTGTCTAGTTACTTTCCTAAAATtgttaaaaactaaatgtgttgcTTTAACTTTGTAATGGTGATCTAGTGTTTATTTACAGAAAACTATACAGACGATGGGGAAATAATTCTTCATGTAAGCAGAAAGAACAAGGACTATCAGaagcttttaaataaaaatattcgaatgagaagaaaaataatcaatacAAATGTTCACAGAATAGAAAGCAAGCCTGTTGTTGTACATCCAAATTTTACCTGAGAGAAACACTCCATGGATCCAACAAGAAAAATGACATCTTTAACAAGGTCAGAGACTCTCATCCTGAACTCCCCAAAATCATCAGTGTCCTCCGGGATTCCGTCCTATTGGGTCGAAACAATTTGATGGTTTTAGTTCTGCGGTCTTTTAAACGTCAACTAAGAGAACAGTCCTGACTCCAGGCTCCTGTCAATGTGACTAAAACCAAACTTTGTGTTCTGGTTGATGGTCCATCACTTGTGGTTCTGTGTCGACCTGCTCAGGTGACTTACGTGGTCTGGATCGAGTTGACAGTGTCGGGCCAAACAGTGCAGAAGTCTCTGGATGTATGGTCTGAAGATGTTGTGAAGAGctgcatcatttattttatacagATGTTCTCCGAGGCGGTACCAGAAGTTAAAGGAGATCTCCACAACCTGGATCGGACCAAGGACCAGAAAACAGGGAAACCAGGAAAGAGGATTATTATCAAGAATTTAAGTAGATCAAACTGAAGGTGTGGTTATTTTTGGACCTCATATTGCGGGTGTCCTGCACAGATCAGCAGAAGCTCAAGTGTCCTCAGGTCTCCCATTCCCTGGCCTGGACTCCTGACGGTCGTCTCTAAAAATGTCTCGCAGAGTTCGGTAAAGATCCTGCAGTAGTTCAGCACCCTGGAGgacagaaatacaaacatgaacatgcaacatgttttatttacctTGTGTCTCCTCGCTTTAATGACTTTAACATATTTTGTATCTTCAAGGCATTCTGTATGCATAACACGTATTGTTACCGTGTCTGCCATGTGGTCATACATCATATGTGTGCATACGCCAGTGGATCATATGCTACATGTTAgctcacatctcatctctcattctgctgggggtgagggggggtttggACATGGAGTGTCACAGGAGTCTCCACGTCGGGACTGTCCAGTTGTACTAATGCTAGTCACTCTTTTCTTGGTCTTAAGCTAGCCCATCACGGGTGATAGAGACAGCGCTCCAGTTAAAACCAGAAGCTTCTTTACTTCTTCTTTTACTGTTGTGGCTGATTAAGTTACAAACGCTTATTAAACCAGAAAGGTGCACACAGTAACAATCCCTACCAGGTCAGAGGTTAACAGTCGTGGATAAGGGATTAATGTTAGAACGAAACACTCAATGACACTATGGGAAGTCCTTGGACATGCAGACATAAttagaaaatataaatattcagAGTTTGTTGAAGCAGAGATGAGCTGTTGACTGATGCTTATTCAATAtatccctcccacacacacaaacggagaTCATGATCCTCCAGccagaagtgtgttttgaagGAGCTACGAATGGGATGAATTGAATGGTCCTCACTTGTCGAGGTCTTCTCGAGCCACCGCCATGTGATAGGCCGTCTCCAGCGTCAGGACACCCTGGAAGAGCTGAAGAGCCAAACCCATGTTGCTCTCCACGTTCTCTATGGCGTAGAGAGACGAGCAGACGCAGTCCGACGCCGCCTCGTGGAGGTTGGTGGAGGTTTCATCCCTCTGCTGTGGGGACACGGACAGGTCACTGCTGTGATGtttcaaatgtccttttaaaGAATGATCCTTTAGAAATAGGAAAACCTGTAAAAGGAGTTTGAAGCTCACCAGGACTTGGAAGAGGACCATGAGCAGTTGGTTACTGGCCATGAAGTTACTGTCGAGGACTCCAAGGTTGAACCAGCTACCCAAACAGCGAAAGACCTTGATGAGCATCTTCTCATCGCTTCCTGCCTTCTCCACACAGGACGTCTAAGATAATAAGTAGAAAACGAACAGGGTGATGAAAGTGTAAACGGTTCAAGAAATGTTTGTAAAATCCCACAGAATCACATTGGATCATCAACAAGGAGATAGAGGTCTCCTGACCCTGACAAACCACAACCTGGAAAACTATCAGCTAAGCCTAgcacaaaataaacattgagTATTGACGTCTTTGATGCAATTAGGACACAAATATAGTTGTGCTTCATTTTTAATGGATGTGATTAAACTTAGGATTCAAAACGCGTTTTAAAGAGTTTTAAGAGTTTACATTCATGGATTGTAACTTAGAGCTAATGTAAGAAAGCTAAACGGCtcttattttattctgaaaccTCAGGGACTTAACCGAGGTCACCTGGTCATCTGTGAGGGCTTCAAATGTTGTAAATATGAAGGGGCAGCACTTTGCAGCCACATGTCACGTCACAATGTCAAAACCATATGATTTACAATTgaggttatttatttaatagttTTGATTCTGTGAAAGTCTTTCAGGCTCTTTCCTATAAAAATcaggtcattttaaataatatttatttaaatgataattaataaaatgtatatttcatgaatagataaataaatatcatcTGATTTCATGCGGGGTTTTTTTCTCAATCTTTAATATCTTTGTTTAGCTTTTCTACTTCTCAGAGCTCAGAGCTCTCTCACTGTTCCGCTATCTGAAGCTTAAGATAGCGGAACAGTGAGAGAGCTCTGATTGTTAATGAAAGATCGACACTGAAAATATGCACAATTGTATAGTCTTTAACGTACGGGATCTTTTCAGCACCAATACACTGTGCAAGATTAATCTAGTCAGCTCTGATCAAGTAATCACTTGATAGGCAGTAGTCTGTCCACTGCAAGGACCACTTGCGCGTGTACATATGCGCAAACGTGTCGCAAAAACGAAACTGGAGAAACAAACCAGCAAAGTGACAACAGTGCTGGAATAATAAGCCAGATCCTCGATGATTTCTGTCCTCCGGTTGGCTCCGATTCGTAGAGACCGACTGTGAACTTCCTCTGGCAGCACGGTGAGAATCTCTATGAGGAAGGGCATGGAGCTGATGTCATTGTTGTACCTGAGAGTGGGACATGGACAGGTGGGTCAGAGAGGACAGTCACAGGTAAGAGTCCCGCGGGTAGGACAGCTACAGGCATGAATTGAACATAcaagtgtgtttttattcactgatCCGTTATTTGTGGTTCCTGTCTGTCAACATCTCCTTTGTTTAAAAAGTTTCAGCTGTGTGGTGGTGGGAATTCTTACTTTTCTATGAGCGTGTGAACGCATCCTTTCCACGAGGCCATCTGAAGAGCGAGATCTGCAATGGCTAAAGCCagctgagaaaaaagaaaaacaagataagCAAATTGACTTAAGAGAATAAACTTTAATTTAACTGATAGATACTAAAATACTTCCTCTTCAGTTCATTTCAAGTGACAAAGTAGAGCTATATTATTTGTaaagacttccttcttgtttttattctgttgtAAGATGCCGCAGTTCTTCCGCACTTTGGAAACCAAAAGTTGTGGCAAGATATATgtcaaaaaggtttgaaaattCTGGCGATCATAGCCGAACAAACAGGTTAAATCATCAGACACTTTAACGTCCATCAATTAGTCAAGTTTAGTTTAGCTATAAACTTAACTATAGACACATCCGACATGCTAACGTTCACTCTTTGTCTTGATGGATGAATCAAAACGCGTTATGTATTTTATCTTTCCTTCTCATCTTTACAGCCTATCGGTAAAGTGTTGGTTCAAAGTTCCCACAGTGTGATGCTCAAGTGTTTGAGATGTTATTTCTATAATGAGTCTGACTTTGACACGTTAACTCCTGTCTGTTCAATATCGAAGAAAGGAGATGGTCACATGTGACTCCTGAGTACCGTACAACCCGTACTGGGTGAGACGTGTTACCTGTGTGACGATGATGGGTGACAGGTCTTTGAGGTTCTGGATGTGGGTCAGTAGCGATTCtcgcagtgcattgtgggtctcGGGTGGAAGCTCGTAGAAAGATGTCTggatcttcatcttcatcgtctGAGCAGCAAAATAACACGACTCGACATCCTGTTTGAGCTGCAGAAGCTGATCTGAGATCTCCCAAGCATACATCTGTAGGACAGGAAGCGATcacaacaaacctttttttatcaTTCCTAGTATTTCATTAATTGGTTCCCACCATCAGCTTTTGACAGGTAGACCTGACATTACAAATCTGTAACGTTTGTCTTTAAGATAATAGTCTTTTCCTCCACAAAATGCCTTTGCAGATATTTTAGAACTGCATCAATAAAGTTTTTTTATTGGCTAGGGTAGAGTTtgaaaaagcacattttaacgTCATTGTGCACCCCCTAGAAGACTCGCCCCTGAGGTTGGATCCGCCCATCTGTAAGACATAACAGTATTGGTTATTCTTCTGTGGGTTCATGTTTTCTGTTGGTAGAAGCCAACACACTGCAGATCTGAGACCAGGTAAG
This window contains:
- the tnpo3 gene encoding transportin-3; translation: MEGGKPNLTLVYQAVQALYHDPDPSGKERASVWLGELQRSMYAWEISDQLLQLKQDVESCYFAAQTMKMKIQTSFYELPPETHNALRESLLTHIQNLKDLSPIIVTQLALAIADLALQMASWKGCVHTLIEKYNNDISSMPFLIEILTVLPEEVHSRSLRIGANRRTEIIEDLAYYSSTVVTLLTSCVEKAGSDEKMLIKVFRCLGSWFNLGVLDSNFMASNQLLMVLFQVLQRDETSTNLHEAASDCVCSSLYAIENVESNMGLALQLFQGVLTLETAYHMAVAREDLDKVLNYCRIFTELCETFLETTVRSPGQGMGDLRTLELLLICAGHPQYEVVEISFNFWYRLGEHLYKINDAALHNIFRPYIQRLLHCLARHCQLDPDHDGIPEDTDDFGEFRMRVSDLVKDVIFLVGSMECFSQLYSTLKEGNPSWEVTEAVLFIMAAIAKSVDPENNPTLSEVLQQVVLLPETVHMAVRYTSIELVGEMSEVVDRNPRFLDPVLNYLMKGLREKSLASAAAKAIHNICSVCRDHMAQHFQGLLDIARALDSFVLSTEAAVGLLKGTALVLARLPLEKIAECLSDLCAVQVIALKKLLAEESTNGKSADPTVWLDRLAVIFRHTNPIVENGQTHPCQKVIQEIWPVLSETLNTHQADNRIVERCCRCLRFAVRCVGKGSASLLQPLVTQMVSVYQVYPHSCFLYLGSILVDEYGMEEGCRQGLLDMLQALCMPTFQLLEQQNGLRNHPDTVDDLFRLATRFVQRSPVTLLSSSIIVHIIQCAIAATSLDHRDANCSVMKFVRDLVHTGVANDHEEDFEVRKQLIGQAMEQHGQQLITQLMHSCCFCLPPYTLPDVAEVLWEVMVFDRATFCRWLENALKGLPKETSGGAVTVTHKQLTDFHKQVTSAEECKQVCWAIREFTRLFR